In Nymphaea colorata isolate Beijing-Zhang1983 chromosome 10, ASM883128v2, whole genome shotgun sequence, the genomic stretch TTGCTTTTGATGACAAAATAAGAATAATTTACTGaagaattttgaagaaaattttacatgCTTTGTTTATGAAACTGTTAATTTATCTGCagatggaaaagagaaaagagtgACAGAGCGTGACAGCTACGCACCAACCTACTTTGCTCTAACGCTTCAAACTGACAAGAAACCCATTTCTTATTAGCTAGAATTTTGGATGGCTTGGTCCTGAAGATCGCAGCCAAGGATAATACAAATTTTGCTTTAGTGATCCCTGCAACTATTCGCTCTtcattctcttcctcttccctgAAGTTGGCATCTCTGCCTAACCAGGCATTCATCTAAAGGAAAAAGGATTAGAACAGGTTCAGTAAAGGTCCACCACTCTTCTTCTCACAGCAACCTAATTCCCACCTGAAATTCaggctttctttttctctccataTGAAGGATAGCTACAATCGGCTCGGTTGAGTAACTACGTCCTCAGTTCCAGTGTTGGGTGGTGCTATTTTGATGGTATTAAGAAGTGTTGATCATGAAATTGGGAACAATGATAAAGGCAAAATGTTTTCTTGAGTAGGGCTCAAttatagtttaaaaattttaacaagggtcaaaatataaatttttatatatgataaataaatttttataaaatttacatgtaaattaaaaaaaaattgataaggGGCCAAGACCCCTCACAGGAAACCCCACCCCCCATGGCTCTGCCTCTCATTAGGGATGTTGCTTGTGAAAGCCAAATAGAACTGTTCTTGTTCCTATCTGTCAATGCGCTAAATGACTATTTATGACATAAGAatatataagaatatatatatatatatatatatatatatatatatataaaacaacgtcaaacatttttcaaatgacCGTTCAAGTtgaaggtatatatatatataaataaataatcgcGTCGAACATTTTCCAAATGACCCCTGAAGTGAAAGGTCACTATCTTCAGGCATAAAATTCTTTCGAGGGAACCTTCTCAATTGTTGCCAAATGTCTGAGGCTATTTTGCATTATTAATTTACGTGCAGTCGCCTATGGATATGAGGTCATtgatgactatatatatatattacctaAACACATAGGTCAttgatgattatatatatatatatatcaccctAGAATCCTTAGAATGGGGTGACAAGATGCGGTCACCGGTATATGGTGAAAGGACCCTCGCCAGACACACCCATCTAGCTGTAGGACCCATTTGAGCAGTAACCTTGTTGAAGAATATAGGCGCAGTATTCTGGGCCTTTCGACATACGGCATAGGGCCGTGCTCTGTGTTTCGTTGCATAGGACACATCCGCAGTGACATTAGGGCTCAGTAAGCGGACCACATTCCTGCCCTGTCCGGCCAGAGAAATTCAATTACATCATTGAAATTAATTAAGGTGGACAAAACCTACCATATTCTCCATGTCTTTGTGtctccttgtttcttttctctttccctttctctgtCACTCTTGAAGATAATCGAAGCAGCTGCTTCCTCTTTCTGTATGGTTTATTAACAGTAAACCTTTTACGTGCCATTTCTGTTTCAAGCCAAACCACCAATATTAATATCAGTTGTAAGGTGTCCCACAGATCATGCATGCAACAGATATTTTACAGAAGTCATCAGACACATTTAAGGGCGTGTTTGATGAGGGCAGAAACCATTCAGGGTATACTCTGTCCTGGATGACagtaaacttttcttttttctgtctGCGggtttcatatttgaaaagGTGGTGCTCAGAACAGACATTCTTTAACCCAAGCAAAGAGTGTCTCATCCATCCAATGAACCTAGAGAGAATAGTAATCAGCTGCAGCGGAGATTGTGTAAGAACCAGATAAGTAATCTGCAACTTTACAGCTGGCGGTAAAGAATTATTTCAGTTTTCCTGCAATCTGAGTTGATAGGGAATCATTTCTCCCTAACAACatgatgcctttttttttatatcttttctCGACTCTCTGGAATACCTTCTCTGAGATTCGATTCTATTATGCTTTTTTCATTCTCCAAATCATCTAAGGGAAAACCCGCTATCCCCAACAAGTACTGTCATGGCTTCTTGTTAAAAAATCCGTGCGAGTTTCACCATTCACTGCAAAGTATTAGTTTTTAGCTTACCGTAAGTTAGAGATCACCAATGAAATTACAGCAACCCTGACTGGTAAGTTGGAAGCAGAGTCGGTGTGAGCTGCCATTATTGAATTTAGTTAATGGTCTAATCTCCCATGTTCAGATTGTATCATTGTAACCTTTAAGTGTGGAGGTGTGGATCCTGGCACTATGCCATTGATCTGCATCTTATGCTTTCGCACAGGGCATGTGGGAATTTTTCTCTGATCAGGAAGCAGGCCCAACGGGTGTTCTGGGTTCTTCTGGGATTCTCCACATaagaacttgaaaaatattataGTTGACGATCTTTGTCAAATCAGATCATACTGTGTGCAATAAAAGCATCCGCTGTATACACAATTCCCACATCACATCTCACTTGGAAACCGTGTCCTTGCACACATCATGTTGAAGCACAATCCCATGCCTCCGCTTTCTGAAACAAAGACATCAAGAAAAGGCACGGATTTCTTGTATCTATGTGGCTGGCAACACGTGGCTATACATGTGagtttcacacacacacacacactggtTTTCTGTGAATACCCATTCCCTGGTTTTAGAAGCAAAAGCTAGCAGGCCGGCAGAAATCTTCAGCGGGATGGCCATGCTTCAAGTTCGTAGCTCTCGTTCTCTCATCACAACACAGTAAAATACAGGAACCCATGAACATTGGACCCCACTCAACTTATATGGTGTTCTTTTGGAAAGAGATCTTATTCAAATACTTGGTTCAAGTAATATGATTGGTGCCCATTATTTCTTCTGCTTCCCTTTCGCCGGTTTTACTCTTTTCcacatctttttattttttcacttcttCATCATTTGCGTCTTTTGGGGAGGCATTTCTTGTCCTTCATTCACGCCAGACATACAAGGGCCCGATCATATGGCCTGCATTGTGTGGTCGGTGTCCAAGAGTCATATGAATATGTTAAATATGAATaggtgaaaagaaaaggaagatgagacAAGGAAGATGAAGACATTAAATGTATGCATGAAGTTCGATCGACTTAAAAGGGTCCAACTCAATCGAATAGAGAAAATTAGtgcccttctttctttttccattttgattctGTAGCTGATGTACATATACAAAAGCATCTCATTATTCGAAAAGCTTAGTTAATTAGTCAATTTATTAGTGACTAAGAAATTAAAGATAATTACTTGTCTACAAATGACAGATACCATTTGTCCATAATGATTAGTTTCATAAAAATCTACAGATGAACGGCATCTAGAGCATCCAATACGTACGACTGAGAACAGGGCTCCAGTGATGTGGCTCGATGATCAGTTCTGAAACATATCTCTCTGGATGAGGAGCATCCAACCAGGAACCTCTCATAGGCTGACACCAGTCTGATGCATTAGAACCTGCCCCCCTGAAAGTTGGTCTTTAATTTTGATGAACATTTGGCATCTGGTCATGGGATACGCTGCCTAGATAGAGTACTGGTACCACCTACTAGCCATGCTGGTTTCTAGCATTCGTTGTCACCTTGGTAGCAATTAGAACTACTATAGATCGACTGCCCATCCTCTGTTCCACTCATTTCAATGGTCTTTTTAGAAGAATCTGCTCCTTGCATCGGTAAAACCACAGCACCAAGCTAAGAGCCTCGGCTTGGATTCCCACCCCCACAAACTGTCCGGATGCTTGGTCTTTGCGCGACATGTGTGTGTCTGTACATATGCGCATGTACACCGTTTAACTAcataaaaatgaatttatttcaTGTTAATCTTCACCTTTCTTATGCTTAATTTTGTGGGTTGGGCAAGCAAAGCTTGTATCTCTGTGTGCATGTGCGAGTGTGCGCACATTGTATGTGGAAAAGGTTCTTCTGTTTGCTGTTTTCACAATGGTTTGTTTGTTGAAAGGAGGGACTCCCGATGAACAGAACGATATGTGCATTAGTCGATCAGTAGCTTTCGGAATCGACTCCCGATTTGCCAAAATTTCATGGTTCAGGGAAAATGGAAATGGCGAAGGTAAGAAGCCTATGAAAGAGGCCGTGGATGGATTTGGATCGATCTTTTCAGAAGCATTAGCAAATGCACATATACGTACACAGACACATGTTTATCACTTTATCTGTTCAATATTATATACACGCAAGTAAAAAGGTGAAATTTTTAATGGCGAGAAGCTCTGTAGAAAACAAATCattaaaaagagaaagcatgTAAGCCTTGATCACCGTGCCTTGTGACGATATTAGTACCAGGACGAAGCTCGTGAGGAAAAGCATGTAAAAGTTGGTTTTTGATCGAGCGTTGACATGgttgtgtgtatatatagatatataaaacATCCCAAAAGTTCAGTGTTAACATGTAAAATTATGGGGAACCTTAAGAGACTTTTGTATTGTCAAGTACTTAGTTGTCATAATTCTTAGCTTTTTTGGATGAAAATCGAAACAGTAAGGAGATGGGTTGAGATTGGTTAGACCAGAAATTCTAGTCTAATGTGGGAGTGGGTCGAATCATTATAATGGCGTCAAAGCCATGTGATACCAATATCTTTTAAAGTAATCGCAAATACAGGAGAGTGGTGATGTGGGTGCTGCACCATCGTGATAGTTTGATACCCAAATTAATGTCAAAGTTTTAGGAATTGAATGTTAGAatccctttattttattttcttttcctatatAGAGTTGAACTTATTAATTAGAATCAGTTCAGTTGGTTGTAATGTGATTGTAATTGGTATTATGTAATGCCCCTTATATGTATAAGGGACAAAGGCTGACATTCATTTTCTCATATAatgttttgttaaaaaaaaattcttaaaattttggGGTCATTACAATGTTTGGTATTATTAGAGTCGGTTCAACATCCAAACCTAAAGTACCACAAATGTTTGATATTAGAGTCGGTTCAACATCCAAACCTAAAGTACCACACGTATGAACATGTATGTCTTAAGAATGGCAAATTATAGCACCATAAAAGTTTAGTTTGGTATTTaaaattatgagaaattttaaaaaaattataaaatgattATTAAATGGTTGGTTGTTTTGGTTCATAACCTTTTTATGGTAGAACTGAAACTACAACAAAACAAGTTGAGATTCATCTAACCATGCACCTGAGCGCAATATGGAAATAGGTGAGACCTTacaatatatgtgtatgtgtgtgtccCCGCAAGTGAACAATATTTTCCATATCAATTTGGCACCTTATCTCTATCACCAACTTCAAACTAAATATTATAGCAAAGCTAATAAGCCTTGTTAGATGCGACCAGGTGACTTCATCTAGTATCTTACTGCAGCACCCGTGGGATGTACCTCCATAAGATATTATGGTTCATCACCGCAACATACGATTCTGGTAACAAGTGCACGCACGCACAGCACACTCACAGAGGTTGGGTTAATCCTTGTCATGCCAAACCGGTGGCCAGATTGCTCTGCTTCCGCGCAGTCCACATTGTCAACACATCTGCCCACAAAATATTCTTGTGACGATTAAAGTCGCCGTCAAATGGCACCATCAATCGACCCTCCCACTTGTTATATCATGAGAAAGCCCGGACTTTCAATCTCACcgtctctccctctgtctctcacCCTCACCATGGTTGCGATCAGCAAGGAGAGCAATGGGTCTGTCAGCATACCTGTGATTGACATGTCCGCTGGAGAAGAAAACGTTTCGGAGTTGATGGTGAGGGCGTGTGAGAGATTTGGCTTCTTCAAGGTGGTCAACCATGGCGTCTCGTGCATGAAGAGAATGGAGAGCGAGGCACTCAGTTTCTTTGAGTTGCCACCTTACGAGAAGCAGAGAGCAGGTCCTCCTGACCCTCTTGGCTACGGCTGCGGAAAGATAGGGTTCAACGGCGACGCCGGAGAGCTGGAGTACCTGCTTCTCCCCGCAAACCCGCAGTCTGTCGATCAAAGATCGAGGCAGATTTGCAGGAGAAACCCTTCGCAGTTCAGGTAAAGATCTGATCAGTCGGTCCTTCGCGGTAGTCTTCTGCTTCTTTGAAAAATCACATGCGCAACACTTGCAGCATGGAGATTTACCATCCGCAGGTTACGTATGTTGAAGGCGTCCACACACTCTCACCAAAAGATCTACAATAGTTTATATCTGAGTTTctctcctttttgtttttatccctTGATGGCGCCTCTCCAAAGACACGAAGAAGTTTTTCTATACACAAGAATGTGATTTCATCCTTTTTAGTGCCTGGAAAGGCGCCGAGTTTGTAGACATATTGAACTTACCTATATATTGTTTTTACGTATATCTATATGTAAGCGTTCGCCACTTCTATAGGACCAccatgttttattgtttttttcacttGATGGTATAAGGGCCATAAACAGTTCAAACTCCGCTCGGTTGGGAACCAGGACTTGAAGAGTCCGACCTCATTGGATCTTTGTTAATTAATCAGATCTTCTCTCTGCTTCAGAGTACTCGAACTCGACCCATTTAAAACCAAGCTAGAGTGTGACTCGCTTAAATTCAGACCCGGAAGCAAAAAAATGTGGCAAATCTATTTTTTTGATAACTAGTAGTTCATAAACACATCAATGGATCGAAACTCGGGTCCGTATTCAAATGACACCGATCCGTAACCTGTAGGACTCAGAGCTCACGACCTGCCTCTGTTCCATAGAGAGAAAAGGGGAGGAAGAACACCTTACCGTTACCGGCTTGCCTTCTTGCTCTCCTCGATCAGATAACTCTGGTCTTGTCAACTTGGTGACGTTCGTCAGTGCGGCCATTGAAAGGCAATGATAAAAAACTCCCGGTCGCCGTCGACAGATCGGTTTCTCCCTTGAAAAGGCCGTGCCGCGTTTGTGCCGCCGCCGAGGAGGCGGTCAACCTGCTCTGCTCCTTTCGTACACGCGAGGGGACGACTTTGCCGAATGAGCCACATGCAACTTGTATTCGGCAAATTCTAAAATATTTCTACATCCCCGCCATTACCGGAGAAGCCGCCGTTTCAATTACAGTGTGATTACGACCGCCGAAAACATTTGTGGAAGACTTGGCGAGATGACATTGATTATGAATGTTGATATCAtagaatttcaaatattattGCTTGTGCTTGCAGCCGTGTTGTGAATGGGTACATTAAAGAATTGCGAGAACTGGCGTGTAAGATACTGGAGTCGTTGGCTCAGGGGCTTGGCCTCAAAGAGCGGGACGTGCTGAGCAGATTTCTGAGGGATGAAGGGAATGACTCTGTTTTCAGGCTCAACCGCTACCCAGTATGCCAAGAGGAGGCTCATCTGCCGGCGGCGTCGCAGAGTAAGGTGGGGTTCGGAGAGCATTCCGACCCTCAGATACTCTCGCTGTTGACGTCCAACAACGAACCCGGGCTGCAGATTTGTCTGAGAGATGGCCGCTGGCTTCCCGTTTCTGCCGACCCCAGTTCCTTCTTCGTTCTCGTGGGCGACTGTCTCCAGGTTTCACCTCTCTCTCAAGAAAAGGAAGCTCTTATAATTTATAAGATGCGCGAGCGTTGTTGATCCTGAATAAGTTGTCATGTGTGATGCATCAAAGAGTAATTAAATCACAAAAAActagttattttttaaaacaaaaattaagaaaataaaatgccatttaaaattaaaaaaaaagtgtgttaaAAAACgtttccaacaaaaaaaaaaacacgttttttcgtgtttttttatttttctgttgcaaaTCTACGTGTTATTGTTTTTCACTTACTTtatttttctactatttttagttttttaaattaaaatatatatatatatatatatatatatatattgtatttttcaagtttaccgtattatacccaaacAAAAcattgccgtttaaaactctgaaacgttATTTATTACTATCATTTGAACTCATTATTAGGCTTTTGCTAACTGTACattttgattttgctttttATCCTAATTTCACCAATTTCACTCACATTTTGCTTCTTATCCTAATTTCACCAATTTCACTCACATTTTGATCAACCATCTTTGCTGTGATCATTggtggagctaggattttttagCTGTGGAGCACTTGAAGTGATGttgtatataattttaaagTCATAGCAATGTGATAGCAATGTGACATTAAAGCAATGTGATGTTGAAGACATTATAATGCCATTTTTGACGGCCTCGTGTTGTCCAATACGTAGTAAATCTGTAACTTTCCTTGGCTTCTGGAACTTATTTGCTAGTGTAGTTAGCTGGACCCGTGATCGGTATCAACCCCTTACACAAGTAAGCCGATGCAGCCTTAAACCCCAGCCTTGGCTTCTCATTACTCGTTGGAACTCTTCACGtacattatttttcattatcatCTGGCAGGTGTTGACGAATGGAAGGTTTGAAAGCGTGAGGCACAGGGTGATGAGCAGCTCCAAGTCAAGAATGTCCATGGTGTATTTTGGTGCACCCAGCTTGCACTCACGGATCTTCCCCCTCCCACCGCTGGTGACCCAGTCTAACTGCAAATACAGGTCCTTCACATGGTCCGAGTACAAGAAGACTTGCTACTCCCTCAGGTTGGGGCAGAGTCGCCTTGGCATCTATGAAACTAATTAATCATGATCTCAGTATATGAAGGCACGTCTGCATGTTGGTACGCGCTCGAACTAGTTAATGGCGGCCTTGTGGTGATGCAGGAACTTCATAGAGATGTTGTAGTTGATGATCAGTTTGCTTTCTCGATACAAGAGTCATAGGAATGTCCGCTTCCCCTGATCATCTGTTAAATTCTGATGAAGTAGTGCGATTTTTGTTTCGAGTACTGTCAATGAGGAGAAAAATGTAAACCTTAGTACAGTAATGCATTCCAAATAATTTTTGTGGCTCTACCCTCTCTCTCATAATTCCAAATTTGATCAAAGAT encodes the following:
- the LOC116262677 gene encoding gibberellin 2-beta-dioxygenase 2-like, which encodes MVAISKESNGSVSIPVIDMSAGEENVSELMVRACERFGFFKVVNHGVSCMKRMESEALSFFELPPYEKQRAGPPDPLGYGCGKIGFNGDAGELEYLLLPANPQSVDQRSRQICRRNPSQFSRVVNGYIKELRELACKILESLAQGLGLKERDVLSRFLRDEGNDSVFRLNRYPVCQEEAHLPAASQSKVGFGEHSDPQILSLLTSNNEPGLQICLRDGRWLPVSADPSSFFVLVGDCLQVLTNGRFESVRHRVMSSSKSRMSMVYFGAPSLHSRIFPLPPLVTQSNCKYRSFTWSEYKKTCYSLRLGQSRLGIYETN